A stretch of the Perca fluviatilis chromosome 17, GENO_Pfluv_1.0, whole genome shotgun sequence genome encodes the following:
- the LOC120545381 gene encoding guanine nucleotide-binding protein subunit alpha-14-like isoform X2, translating to MAVLHYVFFPELYPFTVFDSTSLWETSFKFSGPSEYGPVSRYIYAVYVNSHCLPACLPTASQPASQPASPGMWNAPELDPARGMTDQSRQATCSGTGTGESGKSTFIKQMRIIHGSGYSEDDRKGFTRLVFQNIVTAIQSLIHAMRTLRIDYVDDQNISHAQKLSQVVADQVSTLEAWQADAIMRVWNDHGVQRCYDRRREFQLSDSAKYYLSDLDRITAQSYIPTLQDILRVRVPTTGIIEYPFDLSKVIFRMVDVGGQRSERRKWIHCFENVTSIIFLAALSEYDQVLNENEKDNRLKESVALFKTIISYPWFQESSIILFLNKTDLLEEKITHSHLATYFPAFTGPQCDAGAAKKFIKQMYVDEHRGHPKSFYSHYTCATDTGNIRVVFKAVEDTIRQENFDLFNLQ from the exons ATGGCTGTTCTCCATTATGTTTTCTTTCCTGAACTCTACCCTTTTACAGTCTTTGACTCTACTTCATTGTGGGAAACGAGTTTCAAATTCAGCGGCCCATCGGAGTATGGACCAGTAAGCAGATATATATACGCTGTCTACGTAAACTCacactgcctgcctgcctgcctgcccaccgccagccagccagccagccagccagcctccCCAGGCATGTGGAATGCACCTGAACTGGATCCTGCACGAGGAATGACTGATCAAAGTCGCCAAGCCACCTGTTCCGGGACAG GGACTGGTGAAAGTGGGAAGAGCACTTTCATCAAACAGATGAGGATCATCCATGGCAGTGGATACAGTGAAGATGACAGGAAAGGTTTCACTCGGCTAGTGTTTCAGAACATCGTCACAGCCATCCAGTCGCTGATCCACGCCATGAGGACTCTACGGATAGACTACGTTGATGACCAGAACATT agtcaCGCACAGAAGCTGAGCCAAGTGGTGGCAGACCAGGTGTCCACTTTGGAGGCTTGGCAGGCGGACGCCATTATGCGAGTGTGGAATGACCACGGTGTTCAAAGGTGCTACGACCGCAGGAGGGAATTCCAGTTATCGGACTCTGCCAAATA TTACCTGAGTGACTTGGACAGAATCACAGCCCAGTCATACATCCCCACCCTGCAGGACATCTTGAGGGTCAGGGTCCCCACCACGGGCATCATAGAGTACCCCTTTGACCTGTCAAAAGTTATCTTCAG GATGGTGGATGTGGGCGGTCAGCGTTCAGAGAGGAGGAAATGGATCCACTGTTTTGAGAATGTCACTTCCATCATATTTCTAGCAGCCCTCAGCGAGTATGATCAAGTCCTTAACGAGAATGAGAAAGAT AATCGACTGAAAGAGAGCGTCGCCTTGTTCAAGACCATCATCTCATACCCTTGGTTCCAGGAGTCCTCCATCATCCTCTTCCTGAACAAAACGGACTTGCTAGAGGAGAaaatcacacattcacatttgGCAACCTACTTCCCGGCCTTTACTG GGCCCCAGTGTGATGCTGGAGCTGCGAAAAAGTTCATCAAACAAATGTACGTTGATGAGCACCGAGGGCATCCTAAATCCTTTTACTCACACTACACCTGTGCCACGGACACAGGGAACATCCGGGTTGTATTCAAAGCAGTTGAAGATACAATACGCCAAGAGAACTTTGACCTGTTCAACCTCCAATAA
- the LOC120545381 gene encoding protein prune homolog 2-like isoform X1 translates to MWNAPELDPARGMTDQSRQATCSGTGTGESGKSTFIKQMRIIHGSGYSEDDRKGFTRLVFQNIVTAIQSLIHAMRTLRIDYVDDQNIVLLGMDLASESKMNSEGGEGRPVPPTSLSLQGGPTQRKKLSAPRISLSLDQSEDDLGETPDDLDINVDDLDTPDEGDYLDYTDHEMDWEDPNAANRSGTSEPYNPIPTYSAEEERQDGKLWRTVVIGEQEHRINMKIIESYMRVISHGGYYGNGANAIIVFAACFLPDSDREDYHEIMENLFLYVISTLELMVAEDYMIVYLNGATPHRRMPGLGWLKKCYHMIDRRLRKNLKSFIILHPSWFIRTVLAITKPFISTKFSSKIKYVNSLDELQEFIPMDSIQIPECIIKLDKELKEAAENSKMNSFLLGPEPAAGGTEPDVAGASSS, encoded by the exons ATGTGGAATGCACCTGAACTGGATCCTGCACGAGGAATGACTGATCAAAGTCGCCAAGCCACCTGTTCCGGGACAG GGACTGGTGAAAGTGGGAAGAGCACTTTCATCAAACAGATGAGGATCATCCATGGCAGTGGATACAGTGAAGATGACAGGAAAGGTTTCACTCGGCTAGTGTTTCAGAACATCGTCACAGCCATCCAGTCGCTGATCCACGCCATGAGGACTCTACGGATAGACTACGTTGATGACCAGAACATT GTCCTCCTGGGGATGGACCTGGCATCAGAGAGTAAAATGAACTCTGAGGGGGGCGAAGGCAGACCCG tccccCCTACCTCTCTATCCCTGCAAGGAGGTCCCACCCAAAGAAAAAAGCTATCTGCCCCTCGAATCAGCTTGTCACTGGACCAGAGCGAGGATGACTTGGGGGAGACGCCGGATGATCTCGACATTAACGTTGACGACCTCGACACTCCTGATGAGGGGGATTACCTCGACTACACGGACCATGAAATGGACTGGGAAG ACCCCAATGCAGCCAATAGGAGCGGAACAAGTGAGCCTTACAATCCAATCCCGACATACAGCGCTGAAGAGGAGCGCCAGGACGGCAAACTATGGAGGACTGTCGTCATTGGGGAGCAGGAGCACCGCATCAACATGAAGATCATTGAGTCCTACATGAGAGTCATCTCCCATGGAG GCTACTATGGCAACGGAGCGAATGCCATCATAGTGTTTGCTGCCTGTTTCCTGCCAGACAGCGACAGAGAGGACTACCATGAAATAATGGAGAACCTCTTCCT ctaTGTGATCAGCACATTGGAGCTGATGGTGGCAGAGGACTACATGATCGTGTACCTGAATGGAGCCACACCCCACAGAAGAATGCCTGGCCTTGGTTGGCTGAAGAAATGCTATCATATGATTGACAGAAG ACTCAGGAAGAATTTGAAATCCTTCATTATTCTCCATCCATCATGGTTTATCAGGACTGTTCTAGCCATCACCAAGcccttcatcag CACCAAGTTCAGCAGTAAGATTAAGTATGTGAACAGTTTGGATGAACTACAGGAATTCATCCCCATGGATTCCATCCAGATCCCAGAGTGCATCATTAA ACTTGACAAGGAACTGAAGGAAGCAGCGGAGAACTCAAA AATGAATAGTTTTCTGCTGGGACCGGAGCCAGCAGCGGGCGGAACAGA ACCAGACGTAGCCGGTGCCAGCAGCTCTTAA
- the LOC120545381 gene encoding guanine nucleotide-binding protein subunit alpha-14-like isoform X3 has protein sequence MDCCLSAEEAESLKIHREIEKQLRLNKRISRRELKLLLLGTGESGKSTFIKQMRIIHGSGYSEDDRKGFTRLVFQNIVTAIQSLIHAMRTLRIDYVDDQNISHAQKLSQVVADQVSTLEAWQADAIMRVWNDHGVQRCYDRRREFQLSDSAKYYLSDLDRITAQSYIPTLQDILRVRVPTTGIIEYPFDLSKVIFRMVDVGGQRSERRKWIHCFENVTSIIFLAALSEYDQVLNENEKDNRLKESVALFKTIISYPWFQESSIILFLNKTDLLEEKITHSHLATYFPAFTGPQCDAGAAKKFIKQMYVDEHRGHPKSFYSHYTCATDTGNIRVVFKAVEDTIRQENFDLFNLQ, from the exons ATGGATTGCTGCCTGTCAGCTGAGGAAGCGGAGAGTCTCAAGATACACCGAGAAATAGAGAAACAACTTCGTCTTAATAAAAGAATCTCCCGCCGGGAGTTGAAGTTGCTGCTTTTAG GGACTGGTGAAAGTGGGAAGAGCACTTTCATCAAACAGATGAGGATCATCCATGGCAGTGGATACAGTGAAGATGACAGGAAAGGTTTCACTCGGCTAGTGTTTCAGAACATCGTCACAGCCATCCAGTCGCTGATCCACGCCATGAGGACTCTACGGATAGACTACGTTGATGACCAGAACATT agtcaCGCACAGAAGCTGAGCCAAGTGGTGGCAGACCAGGTGTCCACTTTGGAGGCTTGGCAGGCGGACGCCATTATGCGAGTGTGGAATGACCACGGTGTTCAAAGGTGCTACGACCGCAGGAGGGAATTCCAGTTATCGGACTCTGCCAAATA TTACCTGAGTGACTTGGACAGAATCACAGCCCAGTCATACATCCCCACCCTGCAGGACATCTTGAGGGTCAGGGTCCCCACCACGGGCATCATAGAGTACCCCTTTGACCTGTCAAAAGTTATCTTCAG GATGGTGGATGTGGGCGGTCAGCGTTCAGAGAGGAGGAAATGGATCCACTGTTTTGAGAATGTCACTTCCATCATATTTCTAGCAGCCCTCAGCGAGTATGATCAAGTCCTTAACGAGAATGAGAAAGAT AATCGACTGAAAGAGAGCGTCGCCTTGTTCAAGACCATCATCTCATACCCTTGGTTCCAGGAGTCCTCCATCATCCTCTTCCTGAACAAAACGGACTTGCTAGAGGAGAaaatcacacattcacatttgGCAACCTACTTCCCGGCCTTTACTG GGCCCCAGTGTGATGCTGGAGCTGCGAAAAAGTTCATCAAACAAATGTACGTTGATGAGCACCGAGGGCATCCTAAATCCTTTTACTCACACTACACCTGTGCCACGGACACAGGGAACATCCGGGTTGTATTCAAAGCAGTTGAAGATACAATACGCCAAGAGAACTTTGACCTGTTCAACCTCCAATAA
- the LOC120545381 gene encoding protein prune homolog 2-like isoform X4 → MDLASESKMNSEGGEGRPVPPTSLSLQGGPTQRKKLSAPRISLSLDQSEDDLGETPDDLDINVDDLDTPDEGDYLDYTDHEMDWEDPNAANRSGTSEPYNPIPTYSAEEERQDGKLWRTVVIGEQEHRINMKIIESYMRVISHGGYYGNGANAIIVFAACFLPDSDREDYHEIMENLFLYVISTLELMVAEDYMIVYLNGATPHRRMPGLGWLKKCYHMIDRRLRKNLKSFIILHPSWFIRTVLAITKPFISTKFSSKIKYVNSLDELQEFIPMDSIQIPECIIKLDKELKEAAENSKMNSFLLGPEPAAGGTDRPDVAGASSS, encoded by the exons ATGGACCTGGCATCAGAGAGTAAAATGAACTCTGAGGGGGGCGAAGGCAGACCCG tccccCCTACCTCTCTATCCCTGCAAGGAGGTCCCACCCAAAGAAAAAAGCTATCTGCCCCTCGAATCAGCTTGTCACTGGACCAGAGCGAGGATGACTTGGGGGAGACGCCGGATGATCTCGACATTAACGTTGACGACCTCGACACTCCTGATGAGGGGGATTACCTCGACTACACGGACCATGAAATGGACTGGGAAG ACCCCAATGCAGCCAATAGGAGCGGAACAAGTGAGCCTTACAATCCAATCCCGACATACAGCGCTGAAGAGGAGCGCCAGGACGGCAAACTATGGAGGACTGTCGTCATTGGGGAGCAGGAGCACCGCATCAACATGAAGATCATTGAGTCCTACATGAGAGTCATCTCCCATGGAG GCTACTATGGCAACGGAGCGAATGCCATCATAGTGTTTGCTGCCTGTTTCCTGCCAGACAGCGACAGAGAGGACTACCATGAAATAATGGAGAACCTCTTCCT ctaTGTGATCAGCACATTGGAGCTGATGGTGGCAGAGGACTACATGATCGTGTACCTGAATGGAGCCACACCCCACAGAAGAATGCCTGGCCTTGGTTGGCTGAAGAAATGCTATCATATGATTGACAGAAG ACTCAGGAAGAATTTGAAATCCTTCATTATTCTCCATCCATCATGGTTTATCAGGACTGTTCTAGCCATCACCAAGcccttcatcag CACCAAGTTCAGCAGTAAGATTAAGTATGTGAACAGTTTGGATGAACTACAGGAATTCATCCCCATGGATTCCATCCAGATCCCAGAGTGCATCATTAA ACTTGACAAGGAACTGAAGGAAGCAGCGGAGAACTCAAA AATGAATAGTTTTCTGCTGGGACCGGAGCCAGCAGCGGGCGGAACAGA CAGACCAGACGTAGCCGGTGCCAGCAGCTCTTAA